The proteins below are encoded in one region of Anaeromicrobium sediminis:
- a CDS encoding OmpA/MotB family protein, whose amino-acid sequence MKDSYHDDFDVSSNWLITYSDMVTIILCFFIIFFNLSEEKTNMLYSMKNALKEEVATLSEENEKLKTTNKNLSVELFNLKNIEKDIHTSEEEFIKFLRDNDMLDKVNILQNEKGIAIRFKDNVLFSSGDSAMSEEGQLALSKIGDKLTKIENNIIVEGYTDNIPIQTDKYPSNWELSVARAIEVVKYFTEVKGIDKSRMSVSGYGELNPIDTNDTPKGRSNNRRIEITIIN is encoded by the coding sequence ATGAAAGACTCATATCATGATGATTTTGATGTTTCATCTAATTGGCTTATTACTTATTCAGATATGGTTACAATAATCCTTTGCTTTTTTATTATATTCTTCAATTTATCTGAAGAAAAAACAAATATGTTATACTCCATGAAAAATGCATTAAAGGAGGAAGTGGCCACCTTATCTGAAGAAAATGAAAAATTAAAAACTACTAATAAAAATTTATCTGTGGAACTTTTCAATCTTAAAAATATAGAAAAGGATATACATACTTCAGAAGAGGAGTTTATAAAATTTTTACGTGATAATGACATGTTAGATAAGGTTAATATTCTTCAAAATGAAAAGGGGATAGCCATTAGATTTAAAGATAATGTCCTATTCTCCAGTGGAGATTCAGCCATGTCTGAAGAAGGTCAATTGGCCCTTAGTAAAATAGGAGACAAGTTAACTAAAATAGAAAATAACATTATAGTAGAAGGTTATACGGATAACATTCCAATTCAAACGGATAAGTATCCTTCCAATTGGGAATTATCTGTGGCTCGGGCCATAGAAGTAGTAAAATATTTTACAGAAGTAAAGGGAATAGATAAATCTCGCATGTCTGTTAGCGGTTATGGAGAACTTAATCCCATAGATACCAATGATACTCCTAAAGGACGATCTAATAATAGAAGGATAGAAATAACAATTATTAATTAA
- a CDS encoding motility protein A, with protein MKSLNLNTKKNLILILLSGVVFHSLFTTVPTKALLNITALEIIVGGIALSILISFPFHVLMDTVKIIKNSIQTPIDYEKDILKLYDLSIKVKKDGLLGVSSYSDVESDIFLKDCLVLLRDYKNTASIENVIIKDIESRKMNLYKSINILKMISHVSPAFGLIGTLLGLIGLLSNMGEVNMIITNMASALVSTLYGSLIANFIATPLMGRVKNYIDNIILRYTIIKEGILSISENNSPRDVFDKMNVMLKEDKRLAYPARRGTSYERLIS; from the coding sequence ATGAAAAGTTTAAATCTAAATACCAAAAAGAATTTAATCCTCATACTTTTATCAGGCGTAGTATTTCATTCCCTGTTTACTACAGTGCCTACTAAAGCCCTTTTAAATATAACTGCTTTAGAAATAATAGTTGGAGGAATCGCCTTGTCTATTCTCATAAGCTTTCCCTTTCATGTCCTAATGGATACTGTAAAAATCATAAAAAATAGTATTCAAACTCCCATAGATTATGAGAAAGATATTTTAAAATTATATGATTTAAGTATTAAAGTAAAAAAAGATGGCCTTTTAGGAGTATCTTCTTACTCTGATGTGGAATCGGATATATTTTTAAAGGACTGTTTAGTTTTACTTAGGGACTATAAAAACACTGCATCCATAGAGAATGTAATTATAAAAGATATTGAGTCTAGAAAAATGAACTTATATAAATCTATAAATATATTAAAAATGATTTCCCATGTTTCACCTGCCTTTGGTCTTATTGGTACTTTACTTGGTCTTATTGGCCTTTTATCTAATATGGGCGAAGTAAATATGATCATAACTAATATGGCATCAGCTTTAGTAAGTACCCTTTATGGAAGTTTAATAGCAAATTTCATAGCCACACCTTTAATGGGTAGGGTGAAAAATTATATAGATAATATTATTCTCAGATACACTATTATTAAAGAGGGCATCTTATCTATATCTGAAAATAATTCACCTAGAGATGTATTTGATAAAATGAACGTTATGCTCAAAGAAGATAAACGACTTGCTTATCCAGCTAGAAGGGGGACTTCTTATGAAAGACTCATATCATGA